The following proteins come from a genomic window of Labeo rohita strain BAU-BD-2019 chromosome 25, IGBB_LRoh.1.0, whole genome shotgun sequence:
- the kbtbd13b gene encoding kelch repeat and BTB domain-containing protein 13, which produces MDTVKVRVGDSVFKTNKSLLLRECEYFRALYRSGMVECHQEEIHVRNLKAQGFVIMLAVARGERPILNGEEILEAIECAAFFQAEPLARHLQDLLNSDNCLLMYQASATYGLLGLREKSAEFIRNMYLDLQEDLKKFPQELIEHVESLDPSAFVAVGSHSTCTADELPLAATRTVCYLDEDDEEWKVLTALPMEASTSLAGVTVLDNQLYVVGGVHGVDKRPVDASFCYDVVTNTWSLLPGPRQPRYNFTLIGLEDCLYAIGGESGRTTMSSVEIYNVPTKKWSFAASLPRPVAGVACTKAMSRVFVCLWKPMETNEIYEYIPKDDVWVLVSTLLKQQSYGHCMVAHRDNLYVIRNGPQDDFLRCLMDCYNITTGQWTSMPGHYGNSKGALFTAVVRGDSVFTLNRTMTLEYAIAGNMWKPCKEMKGFPRNGSVWTFLLRIPKDRKEGIAS; this is translated from the coding sequence ATGGACACTGTCAAGGTGAGAGTTGGAGACAGtgtctttaaaacaaacaagtctCTACTGCTAAGAGAATGTGAATACTTTAGAGCTCTTTACAGATCCGGGATGGTAGAGTGCCATCAAGAAGAGATTCACGTGAGGAACCTCAAAGCTCAAGGGTTTGTAATCATGCTGGCCGTTGCCAGAGGTGAGAGACCCATTTTGAATGGCGAAGAGATTTTGGAAGCCATTGAATGTGCTGCTTTCTTCCAGGCCGAACCTCTTGCAAGGCATCTTCAGGATCTTCTCAACTCCGACAACTGCCTGCTCATGTACCAAGCTTCGGCCACCTATGGCTTACTAGGACTCCGTGAGAAGTCAGCTGAGTTCATTCGCAATATGTACCTTGACCTGCAAGAGGACTTGAAGAAATTTCCTCAGGAGCTGATTGAACATGTAGAGTCTTTGGATCCTAGTGCATTCGTGGCTGTGGGTTCACACTCCACTTGCACTGCAGATGAGCTTCCTCTTGCTGCCACAAGAACAGTATGTTACCTtgatgaggatgatgaagaaTGGAAGGTCCTCACTGCCTTGCCAATGGAGGCCAGTACCTCTTTGGCTGGTGTGACCGTTTTGGACAACCAACTCTATGTTGTTGGAGGTGTACACGGTGTTGACAAGAGGCCTGTTGATGCTAGCTTTTGCTATGATGTTGTTACCAACACCTGGAGTTTGCTGCCAGGTCCTAGACAGCCACGGTACAACTTCACCCTAATTGGGTTAGAAGATTGCCTCTACGCCATCGGAGGAGAGTCTGGGCGAACCACCATGTCCTCAGTTGAGATATATAATGTTCCCACAAAGAAGTGGAGCTTTGCAGCATCTTTACCTCGACCGGTCGCTGGGGTTGCTTGTACCAAAGCCATGAGTCGAGTATTTGTATGTCTATGGAAGCCAATGGAGACTAATGAAATCTACGAATACATCCCAAAAGACGATGTGTGGGTTCTTGTGAGTACACTTCTGAAGCAGCAGAGCTATGGACACTGCATGGTGGCCCACCGGGACAACCTCTATGTCATTCGCAACGGTCCCCAAGATGACTTCCTGCGCTGTTTGATGGACTGCTACAATATCACTACTGGACAGTGGACATCAATGCCTGGGCACTATGGCAATAGTAAAGGGGCACTGTTTACCGCTGTAGTGAGAGGGGACTCTGTGTTCACGCTGAACCGCACAATGACTCTGGAATACGCCATCGCCGGGAACATGTGGAAACCTTGTAAGGAAATGAAGGGTTTTCCTAGGAATGGATCTGTGTGGACATTTCTACTCAGGATTCCAAAGGATAGGAAAGAAGGGATAGCGTCTTAA